From the genome of Desulfuribacillus stibiiarsenatis, one region includes:
- a CDS encoding MFS transporter, with product MQTIFLYFVIVVSFIDTMAQLPILAPFITSLGATSIMVGIIMGAYSFSNMIGNLGAGFIIDRYGRKIGIYSGMFIAGMAVFLYAYVTNPMELFILRIVHGVGGAILIPAAFAFLGDLSENDSVGKSMGYSGAAVGMAAMLGPMFAGIGKDVYGINVVFMAIGLALMITSILVYIFLEERFVDSHRLAKSYSKQDFILLIKNPYLRISYIAGFSLMYSMGVLAYAFPLLLEQLSYSSKHTGMLFSLFSIMAIIIFILPINRFSDRYGRVVPIGIGIFLITVSISLLQLGSSISFFSLLMIVYGCGFGLIFPAMTALVVDQTNVSTRGKAFGIFYAAFSLGVFLGPIMSGYAERYQWKVFWVAAFCLAILQIIFYFLAIRANKN from the coding sequence ATGCAAACAATTTTTTTATACTTTGTAATAGTAGTCAGCTTTATTGATACAATGGCACAATTACCTATTTTAGCACCTTTTATTACATCATTAGGCGCAACTTCCATTATGGTTGGAATTATAATGGGGGCATATTCCTTTTCTAATATGATTGGTAATCTTGGTGCAGGATTTATTATCGATCGATACGGGAGAAAGATCGGGATTTACTCTGGGATGTTTATAGCTGGAATGGCAGTGTTTTTATATGCGTACGTTACAAATCCTATGGAGTTATTTATCTTAAGAATCGTTCACGGAGTAGGTGGGGCCATATTGATTCCAGCAGCCTTTGCGTTTCTTGGAGATCTATCGGAAAATGATTCCGTAGGCAAATCTATGGGGTATTCCGGAGCAGCCGTAGGAATGGCTGCTATGCTAGGTCCGATGTTTGCAGGTATCGGCAAAGATGTGTATGGGATTAATGTTGTTTTTATGGCGATTGGTTTGGCACTTATGATTACGTCAATTTTAGTATACATTTTTTTGGAAGAGCGTTTCGTCGATTCGCATCGATTAGCGAAATCATATTCCAAACAGGATTTTATCTTGCTAATTAAGAATCCTTACCTGCGAATATCTTACATTGCTGGGTTTAGTCTGATGTATTCCATGGGTGTACTCGCCTATGCGTTTCCCTTACTGTTGGAACAGCTATCATACTCTAGCAAACACACTGGAATGCTGTTTAGTTTATTTTCAATTATGGCAATCATAATATTTATTCTTCCAATCAATCGTTTCTCTGATCGATATGGGAGGGTAGTACCAATCGGAATCGGCATTTTCTTAATTACGGTTAGTATATCTCTACTGCAATTAGGCAGTTCAATCTCTTTTTTTAGTTTACTAATGATTGTATATGGATGCGGTTTTGGGTTAATCTTTCCTGCAATGACAGCGCTTGTGGTTGATCAAACAAACGTATCTACTCGAGGGAAGGCTTTTGGTATTTTCTATGCTGCTTTTTCCTTAGGAGTCTTTTTAGGTCCGATTATGTCTGGTTATGCGGAGCGATATCAATGGAAGGTTTTTTGGGTCGCTGCATTTTGTTTAGCTATCTTACAGATAATTTTTTATTTTTTAGCAATTCGAGCGAATAAAAACTAA